Proteins co-encoded in one Balearica regulorum gibbericeps isolate bBalReg1 chromosome 16, bBalReg1.pri, whole genome shotgun sequence genomic window:
- the FITM2 gene encoding acyl-coenzyme A diphosphatase FITM2 encodes MERLERCGRWLRAGLAAGRVRCRLPWLLLGIVLLGSALKDGDMVPETPMRNKRNPLNVYFVKVAWAWTFWLLLPFIAVTTYQFAKSKFLYGPTKSILMVLRRLSALLVGTAIWYVCTGLFIYIENLTGMCSTSGKPSEPRRLYATKQECHQDNGIWNGFDISGHCFLLSYCALMIVEEVAVLESLSIDQNSKLRVVINGLFVSLCLLTMIWVFMFLCTAVYFHDFSQKLLGVLIGLSAWYGTYRFWYLKPFSPGLPLPNVPWSSKKYSYSR; translated from the exons ATGGAGCGGCTGGAGCGGTGCGGCCGCTGGCTGCGGGCCGGGCTGGCCGCCGGGCGAGTGCGCTGccggctgccctggctgctgctcgGCATCGTCCTCCTCGGGTCCGCCCTCAAGGACGGCGACATGGTACCCGAGACGCCTATGCGGAACAAGCGTAACCCGCTCAACGT ATATTTTGTCAAGGTGGCTTGGGCATGGACGTTCTGGCTTCTGCTGCCCTTCATCGCAGTCACCACCTATCAGTTTGCCAAGAGCAAGTTCCTCTATGGTCCCACAAAGAGCATTTTGATGGTACTGCGGCGTCTCAGTGCACTGCTAGTGGGTACTGCCATCTGGTACGTCTGCACCGGACTCTTCATATATATCGAGAATCTCACTGGCATGTGCTCAACCTCGGGTAAACCTAGCGAGCCTCGCCGACTGTATGCCACCAAGCAGGAGTGCCACCAGGACAACGGGATCTGGAATGGTTTTGATATCTCAGGGCACTGTTTTCTGCTCTCGTACTGTGCTCTGATGATTGTGGAGGAAGTGGCTGTGCTGGAAAGCTTGTCCATAGACCAGAACTCTAAGCTGCGTGTTGTGATCAACGGCCTATTTGTGTCCTTGTGTCTTCTCACCATGATCTGGGTATTCATGTTTCTCTGCACTGCCGTGTATTTCCATGACTTCAGTCAAAAGCTTCTTGGTGTGCTCATAGGTCTGTCAGCTTGGTACGGGACATACAGATTTTGGTACTTGAAACCCTTTTCTCCTGGACTACCTCTTCCAAATGTACCTTGGAGTTCAAAGAAATACAGTTATAGCAgataa